Proteins found in one Lates calcarifer isolate ASB-BC8 linkage group LG8, TLL_Latcal_v3, whole genome shotgun sequence genomic segment:
- the LOC108882957 gene encoding LOW QUALITY PROTEIN: early growth response protein 1-like (The sequence of the model RefSeq protein was modified relative to this genomic sequence to represent the inferred CDS: inserted 1 base in 1 codon) → MAAAKTEMILPALQISEPLSFPHSPMDNYPKLEEVMMLSSAGTPFLTASAPEGAGFGSGEPGEQYDHLAGDTLPDIPFNCEKPVGEQTYPTQRLPPISYTGRFTLEPATTCSNSLWAEPILGLFTGLMSNVAPSSSSSSIASQTTSSSSSSVPSSSSSSSSSTSSSSQSSSLSSSIHHSEPNPIYSAAPTYSSPNSDIFXDQGQAFPSSAGAVQYPPPAYPNGKTCSTSFPVPMIPDYLFPQQQGEISLVPPDQKPFQSQSSQPSLTPLSTIKAFATQTGSQDLKSVYQSQLIKPSRMRKYPTRPSKTPPHERPYACPVETCDRRFSRSDELTRHIRIHTGQKPFQCRICMRNFSRSDHLTTHIRTHTGEKPFACEICGRKFARSDERKRHTKIHLRQKDKKAEKGGAVVVTAAPVSAASPASSYPSPITSYPSPVSSYPSPVTSCYSSPVHTSYPSPSVATTYPSVSMSSTFQSQVASSFPSSVASNIYSSPVPTPLSDMQTTLSPRTIEIC, encoded by the exons ATGGCTGCAGCCAAGACCGAGATGATCCTCCCAGCCCTGCAGATCTCAGAGCCTCTGAGCTTCCCTCACTCCCCCATGGATAACTACCCCAagctggaggaggtgatgaTGCTCAGCTCTGCAGGGACCCCCTTCCTCACTGCCTCCGCACCCGAAGGTGCAGGCTTCGGCTCTGGAGAGCCAGGAGAGCAGTATGACCACCTTGCTGGAG ATACGTTACCTGATATCCCATTCAACTGCGAGAAACCAGTGGGAGAGCAGACCTACCCCACCCAGAGGCTGCCACCCATCTCTTACACGGGCCGTTTCACCCTGGAGCCCGCCACCACCTGCAGCAACAGCCTCTGGGCAGAGCCCATCTTGGGCCTGTTCACTGGTCTGATGAGTAACGTCGCACCCAGCTCCAGCTCTTCCTCCATTGCCTCACAGACcacctcgtcctcctcttcatccgtcccatcctcctcctcttcctcctcctcttctaccTCTTCCTCGTCTCAGAGTTCCAGCCTCAGTTCCTCCATTCACCACAGCGAGCCCAACCCCATCTACTCGGCTGCCCCCACCTACTCCAGCCCCAACTCTGACATCT CAGACCAGGGCCAGGCTTTCCCCAGCTCGGCCGGAGCAGTGCAGTACCCTCCTCCTGCCTACCCCAACGGCAAGACTTGCAGCACTAGCTTCCCCGTGCCCATGATCCCTGACTACCTCTTCCctcagcagcagggagagaTCAGCCTGGTGCCCCCTGACCAGAAGCCCTTCCAGAGTCAGTCAAGCCAGCCCTCCCTCACTCCTCTGTCCACCATCAAGGCCTTTGCCACCCAGACTGGTTCCCAGGACTTAAAGAGTGTCTACCAGTCCCAGCTGATCAAGCCCAGCCGCATGCGCAAGTACCCCACCCGGCCGAGCAAGACGCCCCCACATGAGAGGCCATACGCCTGCCCTGTGGAGACCTGCGACCGTCGCTTCTCACGCTCTGATGAGCTTACACGTCACATCCGCATCCACACAGGCCAGAAACCCTTCCAGTGTCGCATCTGCATGCGCAACTTCAGCCGCAGCGACCACCTGACAACGCACATCCGCACTCACACCGGCGAGAAGCCCTTCGCCTGTGAGATCTGCGGACGCAAGTTTGCCCGCAGTGATGAGAGGAAGAGGCACACGAAGATCCACCTACGGCAGAAGGACAAGAAAGCAGAGAAGGGGGGAGCAGTGGTGGTGACAGCAGCACCGGTGTCAGCTGCTTCACCTGCCTCCAGCTACCCCTCTCCCATCACCTCCTACCCCTCTCCGGTGTCTTCTTACCCCTCTCCAGTCACCTCCTGCTACTCCTCTCCCGTCCACACTTCCTATCCATCTCCTTCCGTGGCCACCACCTACCCATCAGTCTCCATGTCCAGCACCTTTCAGTCCCAAGTcgcctcctccttcccctcctcagTCGCCTCCAACATCTACAGCTCCCCCGTCCCCACCCCGCTATCAGACATGCAGACCACTCTCTCCCCAAGGACAATCGAGATCTGCTAa